From Coffea arabica cultivar ET-39 chromosome 2e, Coffea Arabica ET-39 HiFi, whole genome shotgun sequence, the proteins below share one genomic window:
- the LOC113727942 gene encoding uncharacterized protein isoform X1 — protein MAKEDENPATPIASKPSPNLKKDQSPATVNSQSSSSHPMNNTCANKNANDDSTPPKNPLTPKEFIVSVAAKIASQPLHYSDPGVWGVLTAISETARKRQQGINMLLTSDEHCIGRVVKDVTFQIVSPAVSANHCKIYRKIVAAGDGNNSSSFFTSVFLKDSSTNGTYLNWEKLNKGSSEATLRHGDIISFAFPPDHVSAIAFVFREILKLSNEGDGASLKRKAEEPGSESKRLKGIGIGALEGPISLDDFRSLQRSNTELRKMLEDQVAKIESLRTENRASIERREIEMKDLKESISESYLGQLKELQQLLEAKENELIESNRISSEQKHAVEDLNERLGASVQSCAEANEVISSQKASISELKASLDEERDQRREEREKAVEDLKISIQRIQAEAQEEMKRLSDAAAKREKEQQEVINKLQESEKERCSLMETLRSKLEDTREKLVMSENKVRQLEAQVREEQLAAATRRKRVEELELDTKRLRKELESEKQAAREEAWAKVSALELEINAAMRDLDFERRRLKGARERIMLRETQLRAFYSTTEEIQVLFVKQQEQLKAMQRTLEDEENYENTSIDVDLNLPNGHIQRFLSRDKEVYQSAAKGESSTSTQRYGRDHNETSSDEVSVTEKHDCNMKIHGNDDDTQEVEFSGAQHSVKGGFGSEIDGVGAARILEGDPVGTEKNLETDGIGTLAVSVGDVVATERILETESPGQNRGGGFDLNKCGALGEDTMQLEDETNGEAMWQAEMVPSGSLHHSQCNNPLEVENTILDTQTGDSIKTADLLASEVPGSWAYSTAPSVHGENDTPKSKDNDDGAAATLHDSVCVIAESQNVPSSKSLGARWNKEHEALSKMIGIVAPDLKEQFRCAAGSNYIKEGAERGDVSDSNTDGCYDDDNHEANSEGESDAETIGGGGEKEDLESDHGMEEDDEATQDDSYG, from the exons ATGGCGAAGGAAGACGAAAACCCAGCGACCCCAATTGCCTCAAAACCCAGTCCCAACCTTAAGAAAGACCAATCTCCGGCAACTGTGAACTCCCAATCCAGTTCTTCCCATCCCATGAATAACACTTGCGCCAACAAAAATGCCAATGATGATTCCACCCCGCCCAAAAATCCCCTGACCCCAAAAGAGTTTATAGTTTCTGTGGCTGCTAAAATTGCCTCTCAGCCTCTTCACTACTCTGATCCTGGTGTCTGGGGCGTCCTTACTGCCATTTCTGAAACCGCCCGGAAACGCCAGCAG GGTATTAATATGCTTTTAACCTCTGATGAACACTGCATTGGGCGAGTAGTCAAGGATGTCACTTTCCAGATTGTATCACCGGCAGTTAGTGCAAATCACTGCAAGATATATAGGAAAATAGTTGCTGCTGGAGATGGGAATAATTCCTCGAGTTTTTTCACTTCTGTCTTCTTGAAGGATTCTAG TACAAATGGGACTTATCTTAACTGGGAAAAGTTGAATAAAGGTAGCTCTGAAGCTACACTACGTCACGGTGACATCATCTCATTTGCATTTCCTCCGGATCATG TGTCTGCAATTGCTTTTgtatttcgagaaattctaaAATTGTCTAACGAAGGGGACGGTGCATCTCTGAAGAGAAAAGCAG AGGAGCCTGGATCTGAGAGCAAGAGGCTTAAAGGAATTGGAATTGGTGCTTTGGAAGGCCCAATTTCCCTTGATGATTTTCGGAGCCTGCAACGGTCGAACACG GAACTGAGGAAGATGCTAGAAGATCAGGTTGCGAAAATTGAGTCGTTGCGCACTGAAAATCGTGCAAGCATTGAGCGCCGTGAAATC GAAATGAAAGATCTGAAAGAGTCAATTTCAGAAAGTTACCTTGGTCAACTTAAAGAATTGCAACAATTGTTGGAGGCCAAAGAGAATGAACTAATAGAATCAAACAGAATATCTTCTGAGCAGAAGCATGCTGTAGAGGACCTTAATGAAAGACTTGGTGCATCGGTGCAGTCATGTGCTGAAGCTAATGAAGTAATAAGTAG CCAGAAGGCATCTATTTCAGAGTTAAAGGCCTCATTAGATGAAGAACGTGATCAAAGAAGAGAAGAACGAGAAAAGGCTGTAGAAGATCTGAAGATCTCAATACAAAGAATCCAGGCTGAGGCACAGGAGGAAATGAAACGATTGTCAGATGCTGCAGCAAAACGGGAAAAGGAACAGCAGGAAGTGATTAATAAGCTCCAG gAATCAGAGAAAGAAAGGTGCTCTTTGATGGAGACTTTAAGATCCAAATTG GAAGACACAAGGGAGAAACTGGTTATGTCTGAGAATAAAGTtcgccaattagaagctcaagtTCGTGAGGAGCAACTAGCGGCTGCTACTAGAAGAAAG AGAGTGGAGGAACTTGAGCTGGATACCAAGAGATTAAGAAAAGAACTAGAGAGTGAAAAG CAGGCAGCTCGAGAGGAGGCATGGGCAAAGGTTTCTGCTCTTGAACTAGAGATCAATGCTGCAATGCGAGATCTAGATTTCGAAAGGCGTAGATTAAAAGGTGCTAGAGAGCGAATTATGCTTCG AGAAACCCAACTCCGGGCTTTTTATTCTACAACGGAAGAGATTCAAGTCCTGTTTGTAAAGCAGCAGGAACAGCTAAAGGCAATGCAGCGGACAttagaagatgaagaaaattaCGAGAATACATCCATCGATGTGGACCTGAACCTACCTAATGGCCACATTCAAAGATTTCTAAGTAGAGACAAGGAAGTATATCAGAGTGCTGCTAAGGGGGAATCGAGTACCTCTACCCAAAGGTATGGTAGAGATCACAATGAGACGTCAAGCGATGAAGTCAGTGTAACCGAGAAGCATGACTGCAATATGAAAATACATGGTAATGACGATGACACACAGGAGGTGGAATTCAGTGGTGCTCAACATTCTGTCAAGGGTGGCTTTGGTTCTGAGATTGATGGTGTTGGGGCAGCACGTATTCTAGAGGGGGATCCTGTTGGGACTGAGAAAAATCTCGAAACTGATGGCATAGGAACATTGGCTGTTTCGGTGGGAGACGTTGTTGCAACTGAAAGAATCCTTGAGACTGAAAGTCCTGGACAAAATCGTGGTGGTGGCTTTGATTTAAACAAGTGTGGGGCACTGGGAGAGGACACAATGCAATTAGAAGATGAAACAAATGGAGAAGCTATGTGGCAGGCTGAAATGGTTCCTTCGGGAAGCTTGCATCATTCTCAGTGCAATAACCCTCTTGAGGTTGAGAACACTATCTTGGACACGCAAACTGGAGATAGCATTAAAACTGCAGATCTATTGGCTTCGGAGGTTCCTGGGAGCTGGGCTTACAGTACAGCTCCTTCAGTCCATGGAGAGAATGATACTCCAAAGAGCAAAGATAATGATGATGGAGCTGCTGCTACCTTGCATGACTCAGTGTGTGTGATAGCTGAGAGTCAAAATGTCCCATCTTCCAAGAGTCTTGGTGCTAGATGGAACAAAGAACATGAGGCTCTCAGTAAAATGATTGGGATTGTGGCACCGGATTTGAAGGAGCAGTTTAGATGTGCTGCAGGAAGCAATTATATCAAAGAGGGAGCCGAAAGAGGAGATGTTTCCGACTCCAATACAGACGGTTGCTATGATGATGATAACCACGAAGCAAACTCTGAAGGTGAATCAGATGCAGAGACGATTGGCGGTGGTGGAGAAAAGGAGGATCTAGAATCTGATCATGGAATGGAAGAAGATGATGAAGCTACGCAGGATGATTCTTATGGATAA
- the LOC113727942 gene encoding uncharacterized protein isoform X2 codes for MAKEDENPATPIASKPSPNLKKDQSPATVNSQSSSSHPMNNTCANKNANDDSTPPKNPLTPKEFIVSVAAKIASQPLHYSDPGVWGVLTAISETARKRQQGINMLLTSDEHCIGRVVKDVTFQIVSPAVSANHCKIYRKIVAAGDGNNSSSFFTSVFLKDSSTNGTYLNWEKLNKGSSEATLRHGDIISFAFPPDHVSAIAFVFREILKLSNEGDGASLKRKAEEPGSESKRLKGIGIGALEGPISLDDFRSLQRSNTELRKMLEDQVAKIESLRTENRASIERREIEMKDLKESISESYLGQLKELQQLLEAKENELIESNRISSEQKHAVEDLNERLGASVQSCAEANEVISSQKASISELKASLDEERDQRREEREKAVEDLKISIQRIQAEAQEEMKRLSDAAAKREKEQQEVINKLQESEKERCSLMETLRSKLEDTREKLVMSENKVRQLEAQVREEQLAAATRRKRVEELELDTKRLRKELESEKAAREEAWAKVSALELEINAAMRDLDFERRRLKGARERIMLRETQLRAFYSTTEEIQVLFVKQQEQLKAMQRTLEDEENYENTSIDVDLNLPNGHIQRFLSRDKEVYQSAAKGESSTSTQRYGRDHNETSSDEVSVTEKHDCNMKIHGNDDDTQEVEFSGAQHSVKGGFGSEIDGVGAARILEGDPVGTEKNLETDGIGTLAVSVGDVVATERILETESPGQNRGGGFDLNKCGALGEDTMQLEDETNGEAMWQAEMVPSGSLHHSQCNNPLEVENTILDTQTGDSIKTADLLASEVPGSWAYSTAPSVHGENDTPKSKDNDDGAAATLHDSVCVIAESQNVPSSKSLGARWNKEHEALSKMIGIVAPDLKEQFRCAAGSNYIKEGAERGDVSDSNTDGCYDDDNHEANSEGESDAETIGGGGEKEDLESDHGMEEDDEATQDDSYG; via the exons ATGGCGAAGGAAGACGAAAACCCAGCGACCCCAATTGCCTCAAAACCCAGTCCCAACCTTAAGAAAGACCAATCTCCGGCAACTGTGAACTCCCAATCCAGTTCTTCCCATCCCATGAATAACACTTGCGCCAACAAAAATGCCAATGATGATTCCACCCCGCCCAAAAATCCCCTGACCCCAAAAGAGTTTATAGTTTCTGTGGCTGCTAAAATTGCCTCTCAGCCTCTTCACTACTCTGATCCTGGTGTCTGGGGCGTCCTTACTGCCATTTCTGAAACCGCCCGGAAACGCCAGCAG GGTATTAATATGCTTTTAACCTCTGATGAACACTGCATTGGGCGAGTAGTCAAGGATGTCACTTTCCAGATTGTATCACCGGCAGTTAGTGCAAATCACTGCAAGATATATAGGAAAATAGTTGCTGCTGGAGATGGGAATAATTCCTCGAGTTTTTTCACTTCTGTCTTCTTGAAGGATTCTAG TACAAATGGGACTTATCTTAACTGGGAAAAGTTGAATAAAGGTAGCTCTGAAGCTACACTACGTCACGGTGACATCATCTCATTTGCATTTCCTCCGGATCATG TGTCTGCAATTGCTTTTgtatttcgagaaattctaaAATTGTCTAACGAAGGGGACGGTGCATCTCTGAAGAGAAAAGCAG AGGAGCCTGGATCTGAGAGCAAGAGGCTTAAAGGAATTGGAATTGGTGCTTTGGAAGGCCCAATTTCCCTTGATGATTTTCGGAGCCTGCAACGGTCGAACACG GAACTGAGGAAGATGCTAGAAGATCAGGTTGCGAAAATTGAGTCGTTGCGCACTGAAAATCGTGCAAGCATTGAGCGCCGTGAAATC GAAATGAAAGATCTGAAAGAGTCAATTTCAGAAAGTTACCTTGGTCAACTTAAAGAATTGCAACAATTGTTGGAGGCCAAAGAGAATGAACTAATAGAATCAAACAGAATATCTTCTGAGCAGAAGCATGCTGTAGAGGACCTTAATGAAAGACTTGGTGCATCGGTGCAGTCATGTGCTGAAGCTAATGAAGTAATAAGTAG CCAGAAGGCATCTATTTCAGAGTTAAAGGCCTCATTAGATGAAGAACGTGATCAAAGAAGAGAAGAACGAGAAAAGGCTGTAGAAGATCTGAAGATCTCAATACAAAGAATCCAGGCTGAGGCACAGGAGGAAATGAAACGATTGTCAGATGCTGCAGCAAAACGGGAAAAGGAACAGCAGGAAGTGATTAATAAGCTCCAG gAATCAGAGAAAGAAAGGTGCTCTTTGATGGAGACTTTAAGATCCAAATTG GAAGACACAAGGGAGAAACTGGTTATGTCTGAGAATAAAGTtcgccaattagaagctcaagtTCGTGAGGAGCAACTAGCGGCTGCTACTAGAAGAAAG AGAGTGGAGGAACTTGAGCTGGATACCAAGAGATTAAGAAAAGAACTAGAGAGTGAAAAG GCAGCTCGAGAGGAGGCATGGGCAAAGGTTTCTGCTCTTGAACTAGAGATCAATGCTGCAATGCGAGATCTAGATTTCGAAAGGCGTAGATTAAAAGGTGCTAGAGAGCGAATTATGCTTCG AGAAACCCAACTCCGGGCTTTTTATTCTACAACGGAAGAGATTCAAGTCCTGTTTGTAAAGCAGCAGGAACAGCTAAAGGCAATGCAGCGGACAttagaagatgaagaaaattaCGAGAATACATCCATCGATGTGGACCTGAACCTACCTAATGGCCACATTCAAAGATTTCTAAGTAGAGACAAGGAAGTATATCAGAGTGCTGCTAAGGGGGAATCGAGTACCTCTACCCAAAGGTATGGTAGAGATCACAATGAGACGTCAAGCGATGAAGTCAGTGTAACCGAGAAGCATGACTGCAATATGAAAATACATGGTAATGACGATGACACACAGGAGGTGGAATTCAGTGGTGCTCAACATTCTGTCAAGGGTGGCTTTGGTTCTGAGATTGATGGTGTTGGGGCAGCACGTATTCTAGAGGGGGATCCTGTTGGGACTGAGAAAAATCTCGAAACTGATGGCATAGGAACATTGGCTGTTTCGGTGGGAGACGTTGTTGCAACTGAAAGAATCCTTGAGACTGAAAGTCCTGGACAAAATCGTGGTGGTGGCTTTGATTTAAACAAGTGTGGGGCACTGGGAGAGGACACAATGCAATTAGAAGATGAAACAAATGGAGAAGCTATGTGGCAGGCTGAAATGGTTCCTTCGGGAAGCTTGCATCATTCTCAGTGCAATAACCCTCTTGAGGTTGAGAACACTATCTTGGACACGCAAACTGGAGATAGCATTAAAACTGCAGATCTATTGGCTTCGGAGGTTCCTGGGAGCTGGGCTTACAGTACAGCTCCTTCAGTCCATGGAGAGAATGATACTCCAAAGAGCAAAGATAATGATGATGGAGCTGCTGCTACCTTGCATGACTCAGTGTGTGTGATAGCTGAGAGTCAAAATGTCCCATCTTCCAAGAGTCTTGGTGCTAGATGGAACAAAGAACATGAGGCTCTCAGTAAAATGATTGGGATTGTGGCACCGGATTTGAAGGAGCAGTTTAGATGTGCTGCAGGAAGCAATTATATCAAAGAGGGAGCCGAAAGAGGAGATGTTTCCGACTCCAATACAGACGGTTGCTATGATGATGATAACCACGAAGCAAACTCTGAAGGTGAATCAGATGCAGAGACGATTGGCGGTGGTGGAGAAAAGGAGGATCTAGAATCTGATCATGGAATGGAAGAAGATGATGAAGCTACGCAGGATGATTCTTATGGATAA
- the LOC113727942 gene encoding uncharacterized protein isoform X3, whose translation MAKEDENPATPIASKPSPNLKKDQSPATVNSQSSSSHPMNNTCANKNANDDSTPPKNPLTPKEFIVSVAAKIASQPLHYSDPGVWGVLTAISETARKRQQGINMLLTSDEHCIGRVVKDVTFQIVSPAVSANHCKIYRKIVAAGDGNNSSSFFTSVFLKDSSTNGTYLNWEKLNKGSSEATLRHGDIISFAFPPDHEEPGSESKRLKGIGIGALEGPISLDDFRSLQRSNTELRKMLEDQVAKIESLRTENRASIERREIEMKDLKESISESYLGQLKELQQLLEAKENELIESNRISSEQKHAVEDLNERLGASVQSCAEANEVISSQKASISELKASLDEERDQRREEREKAVEDLKISIQRIQAEAQEEMKRLSDAAAKREKEQQEVINKLQESEKERCSLMETLRSKLEDTREKLVMSENKVRQLEAQVREEQLAAATRRKRVEELELDTKRLRKELESEKQAAREEAWAKVSALELEINAAMRDLDFERRRLKGARERIMLRETQLRAFYSTTEEIQVLFVKQQEQLKAMQRTLEDEENYENTSIDVDLNLPNGHIQRFLSRDKEVYQSAAKGESSTSTQRYGRDHNETSSDEVSVTEKHDCNMKIHGNDDDTQEVEFSGAQHSVKGGFGSEIDGVGAARILEGDPVGTEKNLETDGIGTLAVSVGDVVATERILETESPGQNRGGGFDLNKCGALGEDTMQLEDETNGEAMWQAEMVPSGSLHHSQCNNPLEVENTILDTQTGDSIKTADLLASEVPGSWAYSTAPSVHGENDTPKSKDNDDGAAATLHDSVCVIAESQNVPSSKSLGARWNKEHEALSKMIGIVAPDLKEQFRCAAGSNYIKEGAERGDVSDSNTDGCYDDDNHEANSEGESDAETIGGGGEKEDLESDHGMEEDDEATQDDSYG comes from the exons ATGGCGAAGGAAGACGAAAACCCAGCGACCCCAATTGCCTCAAAACCCAGTCCCAACCTTAAGAAAGACCAATCTCCGGCAACTGTGAACTCCCAATCCAGTTCTTCCCATCCCATGAATAACACTTGCGCCAACAAAAATGCCAATGATGATTCCACCCCGCCCAAAAATCCCCTGACCCCAAAAGAGTTTATAGTTTCTGTGGCTGCTAAAATTGCCTCTCAGCCTCTTCACTACTCTGATCCTGGTGTCTGGGGCGTCCTTACTGCCATTTCTGAAACCGCCCGGAAACGCCAGCAG GGTATTAATATGCTTTTAACCTCTGATGAACACTGCATTGGGCGAGTAGTCAAGGATGTCACTTTCCAGATTGTATCACCGGCAGTTAGTGCAAATCACTGCAAGATATATAGGAAAATAGTTGCTGCTGGAGATGGGAATAATTCCTCGAGTTTTTTCACTTCTGTCTTCTTGAAGGATTCTAG TACAAATGGGACTTATCTTAACTGGGAAAAGTTGAATAAAGGTAGCTCTGAAGCTACACTACGTCACGGTGACATCATCTCATTTGCATTTCCTCCGGATCATG AGGAGCCTGGATCTGAGAGCAAGAGGCTTAAAGGAATTGGAATTGGTGCTTTGGAAGGCCCAATTTCCCTTGATGATTTTCGGAGCCTGCAACGGTCGAACACG GAACTGAGGAAGATGCTAGAAGATCAGGTTGCGAAAATTGAGTCGTTGCGCACTGAAAATCGTGCAAGCATTGAGCGCCGTGAAATC GAAATGAAAGATCTGAAAGAGTCAATTTCAGAAAGTTACCTTGGTCAACTTAAAGAATTGCAACAATTGTTGGAGGCCAAAGAGAATGAACTAATAGAATCAAACAGAATATCTTCTGAGCAGAAGCATGCTGTAGAGGACCTTAATGAAAGACTTGGTGCATCGGTGCAGTCATGTGCTGAAGCTAATGAAGTAATAAGTAG CCAGAAGGCATCTATTTCAGAGTTAAAGGCCTCATTAGATGAAGAACGTGATCAAAGAAGAGAAGAACGAGAAAAGGCTGTAGAAGATCTGAAGATCTCAATACAAAGAATCCAGGCTGAGGCACAGGAGGAAATGAAACGATTGTCAGATGCTGCAGCAAAACGGGAAAAGGAACAGCAGGAAGTGATTAATAAGCTCCAG gAATCAGAGAAAGAAAGGTGCTCTTTGATGGAGACTTTAAGATCCAAATTG GAAGACACAAGGGAGAAACTGGTTATGTCTGAGAATAAAGTtcgccaattagaagctcaagtTCGTGAGGAGCAACTAGCGGCTGCTACTAGAAGAAAG AGAGTGGAGGAACTTGAGCTGGATACCAAGAGATTAAGAAAAGAACTAGAGAGTGAAAAG CAGGCAGCTCGAGAGGAGGCATGGGCAAAGGTTTCTGCTCTTGAACTAGAGATCAATGCTGCAATGCGAGATCTAGATTTCGAAAGGCGTAGATTAAAAGGTGCTAGAGAGCGAATTATGCTTCG AGAAACCCAACTCCGGGCTTTTTATTCTACAACGGAAGAGATTCAAGTCCTGTTTGTAAAGCAGCAGGAACAGCTAAAGGCAATGCAGCGGACAttagaagatgaagaaaattaCGAGAATACATCCATCGATGTGGACCTGAACCTACCTAATGGCCACATTCAAAGATTTCTAAGTAGAGACAAGGAAGTATATCAGAGTGCTGCTAAGGGGGAATCGAGTACCTCTACCCAAAGGTATGGTAGAGATCACAATGAGACGTCAAGCGATGAAGTCAGTGTAACCGAGAAGCATGACTGCAATATGAAAATACATGGTAATGACGATGACACACAGGAGGTGGAATTCAGTGGTGCTCAACATTCTGTCAAGGGTGGCTTTGGTTCTGAGATTGATGGTGTTGGGGCAGCACGTATTCTAGAGGGGGATCCTGTTGGGACTGAGAAAAATCTCGAAACTGATGGCATAGGAACATTGGCTGTTTCGGTGGGAGACGTTGTTGCAACTGAAAGAATCCTTGAGACTGAAAGTCCTGGACAAAATCGTGGTGGTGGCTTTGATTTAAACAAGTGTGGGGCACTGGGAGAGGACACAATGCAATTAGAAGATGAAACAAATGGAGAAGCTATGTGGCAGGCTGAAATGGTTCCTTCGGGAAGCTTGCATCATTCTCAGTGCAATAACCCTCTTGAGGTTGAGAACACTATCTTGGACACGCAAACTGGAGATAGCATTAAAACTGCAGATCTATTGGCTTCGGAGGTTCCTGGGAGCTGGGCTTACAGTACAGCTCCTTCAGTCCATGGAGAGAATGATACTCCAAAGAGCAAAGATAATGATGATGGAGCTGCTGCTACCTTGCATGACTCAGTGTGTGTGATAGCTGAGAGTCAAAATGTCCCATCTTCCAAGAGTCTTGGTGCTAGATGGAACAAAGAACATGAGGCTCTCAGTAAAATGATTGGGATTGTGGCACCGGATTTGAAGGAGCAGTTTAGATGTGCTGCAGGAAGCAATTATATCAAAGAGGGAGCCGAAAGAGGAGATGTTTCCGACTCCAATACAGACGGTTGCTATGATGATGATAACCACGAAGCAAACTCTGAAGGTGAATCAGATGCAGAGACGATTGGCGGTGGTGGAGAAAAGGAGGATCTAGAATCTGATCATGGAATGGAAGAAGATGATGAAGCTACGCAGGATGATTCTTATGGATAA
- the LOC113727943 gene encoding peptidyl-prolyl cis-trans isomerase CYP18-1, with protein sequence MSVTLHTNLGDIKCEIFCDEVPKAAENFMALCASGYYDGTIFHRNIKGFMIQGGDPTGTGKGGTSIWGKKFNDEIRESLKHNARGMLSMANSGANTNGSQFFITYAKQPHLNGLYTIFGKVIHGFEVLDIMEKTPTGPGDRPLAEIRMNRVTIHANPLAG encoded by the exons ATG TCAGTGACGCTTCATACGAATCTCGGGGACATCAAGTGTGAAATCTTCTGTGATGAGGTTCCTAAAGCTGCCGAG AATTTTATGGCGCTATGCGCTAGTGGCTATTATGATGGAACCATATTTCACAGAAATATAAAGGGGTTCATGATCCAAGGTGGTGATCCAACTGGTACAGGCAAAGGTGGGACAAGCATTTGGGGTAAAAAGTTCAATGATGAGATAAGAGAGTCTCTCAAG CACAATGCTAGAGGAATGCTATCAATGGCTAACAGTGGGGCTAATACTAATGGAAGCCAATTCTTTATAACTTATGCAAAGCAACCTCATCTCAATGGGCTTTATACTATCTTTGGGAAAGTGATCCATGGGTTTGAAGTCCTTGATATAATGGAAAAG ACACCAACAGGACCAGGAGACCGACCTCTGGCAGAGATTCGGATGAATCGAGTGACCATACATGCCAACCCACTTGCTGGCTGA